The genomic DNA TTTCTACATAATCTTTAATTTAACGTTATGAATTGTACATGGGTTTTTGGGATTTGGTCTAATAAAGTGTAcattatataaaatactaataaaatacaattttctcCAACGGATCAAATCATAAAATATGGTACTATAAATCTTctaatttaatagaaaactgaaaatatttgaatgtgaaaaaaaattattttgataaaaatgtttACAAGCTCACAAATCAAATGCTTAAAAgggttattattaaaattagtcTCATGTATGATGATGAGTGTAAATTTCCTTTGATATATCTAAATGTTTAATCTCCTTTGATATCTCTAAATGTGTAGCTGTAATACTAAGTTACTaaattaacaaatcaaaatagtattaaaattaataatcaaaatataattatacaattttaatagcaaaattaacaaatataacGTAAAATCGAATTgttaccaaaataaaagaaatgcaTGATACATAAACTTACTTGCATGGTTTTCCCAAAGCCCATATCATCAGCaaggatttatttatttttacctcAACTACTCTATTCTATtcaatcattaaaaaaaaactctgtatCTACAAACAAACGAGTCAAAAACGATAAATTTATATGGAAAAATAGAGTTGTGGAATTTATGTTAGTTTGGTTAAAgtgttatatattaatatatgtatttaggTGGGTTGAATAATCTATCTTTTATCTATTTTGATTTATGATGTTTGAAACCTACATATGTGAGATTTATGTGCACTATATAAATAATTGGTTGAAGTTCGAATCATGATAAATTGGTGCAGGTTATTGTGGATTGTGATTATGATGATATTACTCTTATTGTCTTGTACTTATATATAATCGTTCTCAATATTCCAATTTATGGAATGGAAATTAATTATAGgataattgagaaaaaaaaaacaaatatagtctacaaatattttaagattattattttattaaaaatttgagatgaaatatatcagtttagggtttaaggttcaTATGAGATGTAAATCTTAAACTatttcacattattattattttttttttttctaagtttgcTATAAGATGTAGGCTAATTCATAAAGAACAATATTTGTTTCAAGTTAATTCGGTTCCGGTTTTCCAAAATTTCggttaaccaaataaaccataGTTATACATACACTTGTTTtgagtttaaaccaaaaagcaTTACTCAGTTTCAAAAGTTCATTTAAAATTCAGAGttcaaaccaaagaaaccaAATCGAAACTTTAGTTTGACGCAATTTCTTGTGTGgttcgttttattttattttgttatgattataaattttaaagatGATTATCTCAAGTAGATTTACTACTGTATTAGGAGGATTTAGGATAATTACAGAAAGAAATTGAAAAGTCCAGCTAACCGACTCACCAGATCATCTATTACTTCTTTTGTCTAATCCTCTTAATATAGACCcaatgttttatatttatcacaaacaacaacaaaacaaaataaaaaaagaacagatatattttttttgtaataaaaagattattttcttaaaattcgatatttgtttctatttttgataaGTAGTAAATACAGATAGTTATTATCTCTTCAAAAAGTCTCTGAGCTTTTCCtactaaattaaaacatataggtacaatatataaacaacaataaataaaGGGTAAGCAAATCGAAATAGTTGAAAACTTAGCGAGGTCTTCTTTATAAACCACCGTCTCTCCTCTGCCCACTGAAATATCTATTTCTATCAAACTACAGAGAAGAGAGCTCCTCACCAAATCGTTTTTGCATTTTGTTTCCTCTGCTTCAAAATCTCTACGAAAAGAAGATAACTTTTGGTAAACCCTAGAATTGTGTTCTGATCATCTTTGTGGGTTTTAGTTTTCTCGTTCtacttttcatgttttttgAACGAACcctgtttttggtttttatcaaAACTTCGTCTGAATTCTCGACTCTAACGTGAAATCTGTGAGATTCTTATGTGTTTAAAGCTTATTTTTGCTAAGGGATTGAGAGATTTTGtacatatatgtgtgtaatTGTGATCTGTGAGCGTTTTTGTTCTGGGCTTTTGAGATTAGATCGCTAGGttcaaaaaaaacttgaaagcGATCTTGTATGTTATATGGGTTCTGGGTACAATCAATGactaatttaatttgtattcaTCAGCTTTGAGAGCTGAGTGTTTTTATATTAGTGCTCTTGATcttcataaaattttgataaaaatttgatcttttttggttggttggttggttggttggttggtttgtaactctgttttgttttgaatggaTTAggttttgtgaagaagaagatgggaaatTTGCTTTGTTGCGTTCAAGTGGATCAGTCAACTGTGGCGATCAAAGAGACTTTTGGGAAATTCGAAGATGTTCTTGAACCTGGTTGCCATTTTCTTCCATGGTGTCTTGGTAGTCAAGTTGCTGGCTACCTCTCTTTGAGGGTTCAGCAGTTAGATGTTCGTTGCGAGACTAAGACAAAGGTTTATTTATGATTCATCTCTTAACTAACACTCtcttttatgaaaattaatCTTTTGATTAGTTTCTGTTTAGTAGTACTAATAATCTTTGttacttttttggtttgtgtttgtttgtacaGGACAATGTGTTTGTTAATGTTGTTGCTTCCATTCAGTACCGAGCTTTAGCTAATAAGGCGAATGATGCGTTCTACAAACTCAGTAACACTAGGAGTCAGATTCAGGCCTATGTGTTTGATGGTAAGTCTCAttctttataaaagaaaaaaacatgttctACTCTAAAAAGCTGATCATTCTgagtctttgttttgtttttccagtCATTAGAGCAAGTGTCCCGAAGTTGATTCTTGATGATGTCTTTGAGCAGAAGAATGACATTGCGAAAGCTGTTGAACAAGAGCTCGAGAAGGTATTataatctttgtttgttttggtctcttttctctgctttgtgAAGTTAGGATGAGTGTTCATCTTTTATCTCTGTTACTTGTGTAGGCAATGTCGGCTTACGGTTATGAGATTGTGCAAACTCTCATTGTTGATATCGAGCCTGATGAGCATGTCAAACGAGCCATGAACGAAATCAATGCTGGTAACTAACCAAAACTTCCCATCAATTATATAACTCTTGAGTTATTCCTCTGTCTTTGTAACTTTTCGAATCTGAGTTTTCTGCTTCTTGTTTTATAGCTGCAAGGATGAGACTTGCTGCAAACGAAAAGGCAGAGGCCGAGAAGATCTTGCAGATAAAGCGAGCTGAAGGTGAAGCTGAGTCCAAGTACCTCTCAGGTATGGGTATTGCCCGTCAGAGACAAGCGATTGTAGACGGATTACGCGATAGTGTGTTGGGGTTCGCTGTGAATGTGCCCGGGACAACAGCTAAAGATGTGATGGACATGGTGCTTGTTACACAGTACTTTGACACAATGAAGGAGATTGGTGCTAGCTCCAAATCCTCTGCAGTGTTCATACCGCATGGACCAGGAGCTGTTCGTGATGTGGCTGCTCAGATCAGAGATGGCCTTCTTCAGGGCTCGTCCACCTCCACCAACATGTGAAGTTGATGGGACTGATTATGTCCTCTTTTCTTCGACTAAGCTTATGGTGTGattattatttactttgattttttttttcttttttttttcttttggaggaTACTGAAACTACAGTATCTTATTTTgagggtttttaaaaaaaaaaaattattttggggTTTATAATTAGTCTTTATAACTAAATTGTATTATTATCCTCCATGGTTATGGTGATAAAATCAAACTTACGAAGACTCTTTATATTCAGAAAATTACAAGCGATATTGTATCGGAAATAATTGAGCTCCACAACAACTGAGTAGAACAATAACATAGTGTTTGTTAATAAGAAAAGTCTTCTCAtgtgttaatttatattattaacacGTACATTGTCTATCATCAGTTCGCAAAAACGTAAAAACCTGATAGATGTTGTGAGTGGTAGTAACAATAACGGAAGAATCAATGAACACGTGAATACTATACATTTGTGTAGATTGAAACTAATAATGATAAGACATTGCGGAGAAATCAATGACTTAGGCTCACTCAAATTAACACTAGTTTTTAAgaactttttcttgtttcacaTTCAACTATTTATTATTAGGGGGTGAGGGAAATTTCGCAGGAAACTTCCTAGACCTGCATGAAATTATTGCAATTCTCTTTGTAGGCAAACTAGACGATAACATTGTCATAAATTTTTGCAGAGGCTTTTTCACATTTTAGGATCAATAATTCATCTCAAAGAGACAAAGCTTTCACATGGTAATATTACATGGTATGAAATAGTTTGTAGGATAGTGATGTATGAACTTGGCACGGTGCTTCTTTCTATACTTGATAACAAGTAACCCTAGTTACTAGAATAAGATAGTTCAGCTTTTTGGGTTATTAGACATTGCAGAGTGTTCTTGTTTCCACTTTCATGGTGGAAGAATTAATTTACCATGTTGCCCTCATTTTTCTTCAGAATTACTTGGTTGACGTCGTTtaagattttcatattttactttttacatCATTTTCAAAAGCTACTAATGTGTTAGACGTCAGTTCCATGAAAAtcagttttcataattttgtagTCTACACCAACCAATAAAGAATGTACAATATTATGGTGCCTTTTGATCAATGCAAATCCAACCAACCAAACACTGTCAATTGGTTTTGGAGGGTTTATATAAATCATACTTGTGTTAACGGATCCACTTTCTTAAAGTAACATGTCATCTTAGAGGTGATGTACATTCGACTTTTAATATCAGTTGACCCATTTGAACGTCAACTTAAATTATTTGATCATCAATCTGATCTTTATAGTCCTTAACTCCTTATACATCAGAATTACAAACATATAGATATTAAGCTGAAAAGTATTATATTATATCCAAAACATATGGTTTTTGTACAATTTACTACACAAAATTTACAAGCAAACTCTGATTGgtaatcaaacatatataacaaaacaattaaaaaaaaaaccctatatCAAGCCAAGGTATACATGCTGATATTAACATTCATCAGCATTTGTTATTGacagtatatatattagttaactTATTGTAGTTTATACTTTGTGTTTGAAATCAGTTAGTTACTTGGTGGTGGTGCATCTACAGCAGCAGTACTAGGCTTAGCTTGTTCAGCCTCATGAATAAGCTTCAGAATCTCATCTTTCTTTAAGACCATAGCTTGAATCTTGTCTTCAATCTTCTGAAGCTTCGTCTTCAACTTCTGAGGATCTTTCTTATCTTCAgggttcttctctttcttcgccttcttatctttcttcttgctcttcttctcttggtcttctccttcttctcctccgcCATCTTTATCGTCCTCGTGCTTATCCTTCTTATCTTTatccttcttctctgttttctcaaCCTTGCTGTGTTCCTCTTCTTTATTATCACCATCGttcttcactttctcttctGTTTCTCCCATTATTCTTTATGAGATTTTGGGTTTGACTTTGTTTTCTTAGAGAATGCTTAGATCTAAAATGtttcttacatattttcttGTGGAACTAAGAGTTAACCTTTTATTACAAAGAATCTTAGGCTAATTTTGGACATAAAATGATCACATCCGTAGAAATCACTTCTCTATAACGAGAATTATGGAGTTTCGTATGTTGCCCTCAAAAATTTCTATCTTTAGAATTTAGTTTTGTGGAATAATCAATCTTTTGAACTCATCCATAGAGATAGATTCCTTGTAGTTGTTAAATTTTATGCATGTAAAGAGGAAGGTTTTCACAATGGTACGGTTTCAATATTatcactaatatatatttaaaatttatgcaGCGATCAGTGAAGCCTATGCTTTACGTTATTTGATGCATTGGTGGTTTTAGTTGTCAAGATCAGGTTGGTACGAACATCCTTcctattttaatttagaatttgtaaACTTGTAATCAATAATTCAATACCATACAAGCAtacacaaataaaaatcattaaaatttataatctcaaaaataaatgtttattttctcaaaattaactAATGTTATACATGTACAGATTAAAAATTGGAAGAATCCATCATCCCAAAATCACAATTATAAAAGCACAACAGaatagttgtcaaaaaaaaaaaaaaataaaaaaataaaagcacaACAGAAtaatgaattattttcttttcccaaGTTTCTCAATTTTATTGCTCGATGTGAATGGAAAAGTGGGAACTGAACAATGTCGTGAATCAGGCCATATAATAATCGATTTCTCAGAGAAAAATCCATACACTTAATCGTCGTCCTTTGTAACGATTCGTACATGTCTCTTGTCAAAAACAGCTTTGAAAGACTCACGTTCTGCTCTAAGCTGATCCTGGAAAATTACTCTTACCTTTGCTTTTCCAATAGCATCAGCTAGTGCAAGCCTCTCTTTTTCCGACAGAGGATTCGTTTTCAAGTTGTATCCTGACCCCGGGCCTATAACTAAAGATGGCATGTTCATATTCCTTGTCGCACCAATTGAAAAACCCGCGTCTCCACCCTATCCATAGATATGAAAGCATGAATGATCAGATATTTTCCGGAagataaaaacatgttttcaaaGCGAAGAGAACTTCTAGAGATGAAATGAACGAGCAAAGATGTGTATGTTTTAAATACCTTATCTCCCCACCAAACAGATTTGCCTTTCCGCTTCCGTTCTTGGTTTGACTTAgaaagagattttgattttcgtCTCACGCTCTGAGAgttctctgtttcatcttcttctacatttgACCATTTACTTCTGCTTAGttctttcacttcttctgtACGGGAGCCAGATTCTGCTTCCCATTTACTCTCCATTTTGTAAGAGCCTGAGATGATATCAACAGAAAGAAAGACTCAGCTAAATGTCATCGGTTTGTCTTATTGAAAATAAGAAGACAGTATAAGGAAGCATTCAAATTTACCCTCTGCCGCACCCTTTTCTTCTGACTGGGTATTGTTATCGGATTTTCTTTCTGGCAGTCCAAAATCATCTTCCATGTCCATATCCACCTAGAGCAATTATATGAGAAGTAACAAAGTTGGTTCATACAATGAAGGCCACGATTCAAATAGTGGTTAAAACAAGGAATTTACTAATCCCTGCCCACCGTTGACAGAGAGGTATATAAAGAACTTATTTCTATTACCTCTTGGATTCCATTCTCCTTCAGGTCATGCGTAAAAGACTATTACAGAAAAAGATCACAAGATATTGTGAGAAATACAAGATCAGTTTCCTTCATGTCAACGCAAAATCATACACGAAGGCATTATTTGGCATTTACTTCCCATTAATCAATAGCGAGATCATTATTGGAAACAAAAGAACGGCATACAAACCTTCATATCCAGTTGCATATACAATGATGGAGCTTCTTCCCATTGTTGTGCCATCTGCTGTACTTGATCTAGTGTGATGCCATGCACGTTTCTTGCTGCACAGCCCTGTAATTTAACACACGCTTAGACCAGCAAGAAATGAGAATGAAATTCTATTCAAATATGATAATGATCTTAGTGTGTTCCTATATGTATAGGTTAAATAACGAAAACTACAACTGAAATACAAAATCTAAGTTACTGAAAagtgattgacaaaaaaaataagttactGAAGAGTAAACAGTTTGTCAAGAACTCACGGTCGGGTCCTTGTATGTTGCTTCTAATATGTAAGCTTCATATCCAGATCTCTGCAAAATAAACAGAAAGTCAAGATACTTCCAAGAATTTAATACTGGACAATGGCCATGTTTTAGTCGAACCAGTTTCAAATATTACAAGTAACATTTCAAGATTCATCATTTACAACAAGCATCCAATCATAAACAGAAAAGAGAATCTTGGTGTCTATATTTCAGGTAAATAGAATGAAGACTGTGCAAAATCGAGGCAAAAGAGGATTGAATCAAACTGAAATTCACCAAAAGAGGAATAGGTGAATTTTTCCATTCAAGTCTATTTTTCCATTGAAGTTTCTTATACAAATGATATTAGTTTAAAGCTGGTCAAGAAGCCATAAAGACAAACAAGAAAACTAATGAGCATGGtggcaaacaacaaaaaagggGATGAGGAGTAATGCATACATTGCCCAAAGCAGCCAGTATCACTACTCGTTTATAAATTAATTGGAAAGGACATATTCCAGAGTATATTGGTCATTGAATTCAGAGTTATAGAACTTAAAAGAATGGCAACCTCGCATTATGTCTAGCAAACAATGTGAAGCAAgcagaaaaatcaaaacaactcCAACTAGCACGAACATACCACTATAGATAATACATACAGTCATAAACGTGACTCATTCTATAAAAAGAGGGAATTAGCAATATAAAGGAGAAATGACTTAATCATGCAAGTTGCACCACGCCAATGTCGTCTTAAATGATAAATACACAACCAAGAAAGTTTttgaagggagagagagaatgagagtaTAGGCATATCTTTGAAAGACCATCGTCAGTGACACTAACTAATATACAGGAGTAActttggaaaaaggaaaatagtttTCAAAAAACATTGTGAAGACGCTGAGGAAAAGAAGACTCATAATCTCAAATCTATGGAAATGCAAGGTGACTTTAAACTCAACATGCTAATCCTTGAGAAGGTTGAGATAACATACCAAAACATTGTCAGAACTCAGAACTGTAAACTTACTAGAAAACATAATGTGTTAAAAACAATGTTAGAGTTCACTAACTTTTAGTGCAGATGAATCTAACGCTTGAGAAACCTAGACTAACTAGGCATAAAGACGCTAGTTGACTTCACAAATCATTGTGAGTCTTCTATAGAATCTGCAAACAACATCCAATCTCCACAAGGTAATATAGCAAGAAGTGAGGATATACCTTTGCTGTTGCCCAAAACTGAGCAAAATCAGCTACCCGCAGATTGCGGTCATCCACTAAGATGNGCAAGGTGAGTTTAAACTCATTATGCTATTTTTTGAGAAGGTTGAGATAAAATACCAAAACATTGTCAGAACTCAGAACTGTAAACTtgctagaaaacaaaatgagttCAAAACAATGTTGGAGTTCACTAAAGTTCAGTGCAGATG from Camelina sativa cultivar DH55 chromosome 2, Cs, whole genome shotgun sequence includes the following:
- the LOC104740400 gene encoding nucleolar protein 58-like, translating into MGETEEKVKNDGDNKEEEHSKVEKTEKKDKDKKDKHEDDKDGGGEEGEDQEKKSKKKDKKAKKEKNPEDKKDPQKLKTKLQKIEDKIQAMVLKKDEILKLIHEAEQAKPSTAAVDAPPPSN
- the LOC104740391 gene encoding hypersensitive-induced response protein 1-like; this encodes MGNLLCCVQVDQSTVAIKETFGKFEDVLEPGCHFLPWCLGSQVAGYLSLRVQQLDVRCETKTKDNVFVNVVASIQYRALANKANDAFYKLSNTRSQIQAYVFDVIRASVPKLILDDVFEQKNDIAKAVEQELEKAMSAYGYEIVQTLIVDIEPDEHVKRAMNEINAAARMRLAANEKAEAEKILQIKRAEGEAESKYLSGMGIARQRQAIVDGLRDSVLGFAVNVPGTTAKDVMDMVLVTQYFDTMKEIGASSKSSAVFIPHGPGAVRDVAAQIRDGLLQGSSTSTNM